CCCCTTACgtgatgtaggagtagcgtaagctttgaCGCCTCTCGCTGTTCAATCAAATAgagctgtgcaacaaactcaagctcctcttctcttatatcgaaatcctctgacattcctctttaaaaattctcaatTTAGACTTATAATTCATGACcagcattttgttttgctctcctctgtgcttccgcatttgtcatccCGTCATGCatcaggtcagagttcactcttTCGCCGTAAATCGATGCATACGGCTGTCTGTCAGAAGCtaattatttgtgtttttaaagttttaaatatggatatgtttcttacaaaaacgcatggcttcgcttcagaaggcctttattaaccccctggagccatgtggttATCTTTTTTGATGGATGGTTGTACTTTTTTGGGCTTTAAAGTACAAAGTAAATCCTCTATTTACTGCCATTAGAAAGCTTGGGAGAGCCAGGACATtgtttaatataactcagattgtattcacctgaaagaagaaaatcatatacacctaggatggcttaagggtgagtaaatcatggggtaattttcatttttgggtgaactaaccctttaaaggtgctacagaggatcttttcgtcgactgaaaaaccaaagactgttagtgagtttttgaaatttcaagggaacgcctcccaaaactcgtgcacgagtattggaactcgagtgtttaccaccggcattcgctgtgtcgtgttagtggattcattatgtcggactcaccgcaggtaactcataatctgcagttgttactcctgtctcctgacaaaaacattgcatgcggcgcctgtggagtgtggaaagttactggagcgcgcagccgcgcacgtctctcacaaggaacgtcatggcagtgattgacaagccagagggccaatcgtttacacgatgatcgcgtaaacgattggctgatgtttttaaggccctacctcgtgcacagatgatgtatattaatattattcctttcagtgcacctaataaatagtcagagaaaagaaagacagtttcaagtaatattgcaaaaatgtataaaacaaaacatcctctgtagcacctttaagtgtctTAATACTTTGTGGTGCACACAGTTcaataaaactggaaaccgagggtaattCGGGTATGAcccaattgacaggcgactcctcactttctcacgatttacaaatagttttaaacatttgggatattgtaagtactaggggtgcaacggttctcggtaaaaaatcgaaccatacggttctccacttacggttcggtacacacttgcaccgcggtccatctcgaatgacgatgcatctattggttaatatggtttgtttaaaatagcaacgtggaaaacagacagacagagttcagctaatgtatgtttcagtcgatggatgcgcaaaacgttacaacaacaatcaaaatgcgtggacaaaacagtcactctttgtaaactgttaactgcgagtgtcgtatgctctaatgtccagtcatttacgccgtcatcacccgggtgttgatagtgcgcgagcgcaggtgagacctgaacagcacacgttgccatctgtgtttaaactaaactcgtttaagccttgctgatttaaaccttcaagacgcaaaagagaactactgttagatacctgaaaaatttgaaaagcactgtttattttatttgaatatttgctttattgtacttatttgtgatgttgcttgtagtttgattctttgttcttattttctttatttttattcgaCAGTAGTCCTATTTTCTCTAAACATAAcacataccgaaccgtaccgaaaccgtgaccTTAAAACCGTGATACGAACCGAACCGTGAGCAATTTGAACTGTTGCACCCCtagtaagtactcaagtgaacaaaatatataacactcgcccagtggtttttggatattttactgcaaaatttgTACATATTGCACCTCTAAGTTGAAGAAACAATAACAGACCAATAATGAAGTAGTCTTATCTTCACGCCTGCTATCTAGTGTTGATTTGATTTCATGTGATTGAACCATCTGAGCTTTTACTAGAGAGAGATCTAATGGACGTCTGGTCTTGTCAGGGTATGGCTGCATTTCTAAAACCCTACCCAAGGGAAGGGGTTTGCACAGTACATAACCATAGATTGCCAACGAAAAAGCATGTGTCCTGCTTTCCTCTGCCTTGGAAGGATAAAGTTATTTCACAGCCTAATGAGTTTTCAGCCCACACAAACAAAGCTCTGCTTCTGTCAGTCACCACAATCTTTGATTGGAAAGTCGGTTTTGATGACTTTGAGCTGGCAGATAAAAGCAAGGCTTGCAATTATCCTGTAACCCCCTCAATGCTTCTTTCTGGGGCTCAGTGTCTATAATCTGCTTGCTGCTTTTCATTAGCTCTCTTTATGAGGGGCTAACTCAATCAGGCCACAAAGTGTTCTCTCTCCAGCAGCTGCTAATGTGGCATCCTACAAAGTGTGTGCACAGTAATTACTTATTGTGTGCCCAAAGTGTTAAAGCTTTATTGATGTGCTGTGGCTCTGTCTATTGCTGTGGTACAAATTGAAGCATGATACGAAAGCTGATCACCTACAGATACTGTGTGCTCATAAGTGTATATCCCCTTTGCTTAGTCTGTtaaatatttgtcttttttttaataagagagattaataataataatgataataataagaatcatcatcctcatttttgtttaatttttttattcaatgctGCCATGATGAAGAAGATACAGTATTTGAGATAACtgatatttacatatattccACAATACAGCATAATGCATGAATTTATCTGTTGTTTCCACAAACATCAATGAATGTTTGCCTGTTGATAGCTGTGGATGAGTCTCTGTTCCAGCAATTTCTTTGATTTCCCAGCATTTTCCCCACAATGTGCTGTATATGATGTTTGACATCCAGCTTCCTCTCAGGACAATAGAGGGACTCATACACATCTACATAAGATGCCAAATGTCGTTAATGGTCAATGAGTATatattaacaaattaattacatttatgaacAGGATAATGTTGTAAATGATTATATCAAAAATTCTTGtggaatatttgtaaaaaaaaaaaaaaaaaaaaaaaagcttcttaATAATCTTAATaagtaataaaaatatctgatcttatttttattagatttttttaattttaacaatattctgcaaggggtatgtaaacttatGAGCATAGCTGTAATTTTTGAGCTTCTTATTTGTTTTAGTTTGAgttttattgtatatttaagACTGTATACAGTATCAACATGATACATTtggtacatttttgttttgttttataggtgtcaatactacggaagaggattagggccaagcaataataaaaaaataaaaccatctcgagattaaagttgttaaatttcgagaaaaaagtcaagataaaatgttgagaataaactcgttaaattacgagaaaaaacacgttaaatttcgagaaaaaagttgagataaaatgttgagaataaactcgtaaaatttcaagaaaaaagtcgagataaaatgttgagaataaagtcattaaattacgagaaaaaaagttgttaaattacaagaacaaattcgttaaattatgagaaaaatgacgttaaatttcgagaaaaaagtcgagataaaatgttgagaataaactcattaaattagaatcgtaatttaacgacttttttctcgtaatttgtTGAGATTTGTTCTCTGTTGAGATTgttgagtttattctcaacattttatctggacttttttctcgaaatttaacgagtttttttctcgaaatttaacaactttaatctcgagatggttttatttttttattattgcttggccctaatcctcttctgtagtaTTGAcacctataaaacaaaacaaaaatgtaccaAATGTACCATGTTGATACTGTATACAGtcttaaatatacagtaaaactcAAACTAAAACAAATAAGAAGCTGAACCATTACAGCTATGCTCACAAGTTTAcatgaaatttaacaactttaatctcgagaaggttttatttttttattattgcttggtcctaatcctcttccgtacaataCCATCATTGCCAACTCTATCCTTgcaatacaaaaaaacaaagccCAAACCAGTACAGAATccatacaaatattaaatattagaaTAGGCATTCActctgttttttgtttctttttttctgtttctcaGTCTGTGCAATTAGATGGAGAAGAACTATGCCTGGTACACTGAACATGTCCTCTGGTGTTTTGTGGTCTCTACTATTATACAAACTGCTAGTCTGAATTAAGAAGAGTGATTTAATTCCATGGTGAACTATGCAAtcatactttattttattttattttattttattttttatttgtatgcaCACATTCAAAAATGTGCTGGATAGCTTACAGAAAAAGGTTAGAAAAGGCAGTCTAAGTTTAAGTAAATATCTCATTTAAAAGTAAGATGTACAAATATTAGAGGAAACCTTACACTAAATAAACACTATTGCAGCTGGACTCTAGATGAAGTACAAACAAAGATCATCAGAGGGATCTCGTATCACTCACTGTCTACGTTAAATGCCAAGATTCAAGATATATTAACATAACCATTAACATGCACAGGCGTATCAGTATCAGGCTGAACAACTTGTTGATTTTCTATCTTTGTATCATTTCATTCCCCCTTTTCCTGTCCTTTTCCCCAGGAGAGCTTTACAGATGACTGTAAGTTCAGAGAGCGGTTTCAGGAGAACAGCTACAACACGTACGCCTCAGTGATCCACAAGAACCATCGCACTGGTAGAGAGTGGTTTGTGGCACTTAATAAGAGAGGTAAAGCAAAAATGGGGTCCAGTCCGAGAGTGAAGTCACAACACGTGTCTACACATTTTCTGCCGAGGATGAACCTACATGAAAAGACTGAACAAGGATTCTcgataacagacaaagagcaggaAAAACAACCACCTCCACATCCATCAAAGCCCTCTATACCAAAAGTCGCAGTCAACATTGGAAAGAAGAATCGACCGATAGTCAAGTACTGGCCGAAGTTTCGATTCGGCTAGACCAGTGCTCTTTAACGTGGACTAATCTTGCAAAAAAAACGACAAGCTGGGAAAAAGCTGGTTTGCTGAAGTAACAAGCAATACTTGCTTAACTTTGACATGAGCATTCCAGTCTACATGTATATCACATGGGCTGAATGAGCCAATCACGAGACATTTTCAGGACGGAATGAACTTCTGGAGTCTGATGTGGATTTCATAATCTTATCTGAACTCAAATTGTTATCCTCAGTGATTTTACAAAATaactacattttttatattatacctCACAGTATTTATACAATATTTATGTCTCTATGTACAAGCTTTTTTGCACAAACAGTTATCCAGCTCCTAAGATTATAACGTTTGTGatggtaaatatattttttcagaagGTGAACAACATTACAAGCAAaagaatgaatattttgaacGCTTCTGGATTGAATTATGCACATGGATTTTTTAATTGCTTAACAGAACGTCCATATTTCTGCTCTTCGAACAACTAGATGTCTGTCCATCAAAACTCTCAGTGTAACTGCTGACTGTCATGGAAATTATATCCTTTAATGACCCCAGTGCATTCCACAGAAGAGCGATGTCTCACAAGGATAAACATGTCTTGAGACTGTTCTGCGTATTTTATGAGCTCTGCTCATAGGTGTATCAAATGGCAGACAGTCGTGGTATGACCCTTAACAAAATATCCCTATAACTGTCAAGCAGGACACACTGAAACAGTGTGGAACTCATCTTTAGTGTTTACAAGTAAAAGCAACCATGCATTTTTACAAACATTTCACAATAATTCATTTCTAATAAACATTTCACTATAGTGTCATTAAAAACATCCTGTTTACAATTCTTACATTTATTCTGAGGCCATTGTCTGTTTCAcaaaaaatgttgtatttgggCATTTTATTTGGAATGGGGAAATTTATTTGGATATTAAGAAATAATAGAAATCCTAAAGAACATAAAGGCTTTTCTGTAGTTAAATCACAACAACCATTATTGCACACTTTGTTATTTCTGCATTAGATGCTCCTGGAATCAACAATGTGGCCAAACCCCATACTGTGAATGCAAGGTGGTGGAAGTGGATGTCTAAGTCTGAAGACTTACCCATTACAATTGATATAACAGCTGTCTTGCGCCATTATCCTGTTGGGCTGATCCAAGGGGTAAAGTCAGGCTTTGGTGGAGATCAGACATTCCATTGGAAAATTATTTACAACAGTGTCTCATCAAATAGTTTGAAATACAGGGGTCAAGACATCAAGGAATCCACATCAAATGGTGTCTGCATAAGCCATAATCCTGAACAGTGCTATGAAGTTTTCTTCATACTACTTGGATATATGCCAAGACCATACATCCATTGCCAAGACCATGGACATTGTCTAAGGATACAATCTTTGCCATTCAAATTCCTTAAAACTGAAAACAATGATGGCGAAATGCATACAACTTCCACACCGAGAACAGTGTGATAAAAGTTTAATGAGCTCTGCCACCTAGTGGTTCAGGATGAATAACTTGGCTCCAAGTACATTTTGGCCTGACTTAGCAAAACATGATTAAACAGACCTGTTTGccatgttcaaaagttttgaatGAGACAGCAAATAACAAAAGCCACTCCCACAAAACTGTGGTTTAGCCGAATTGTTcaatcagataaaaaaaaattaactccCACTAAATCCAGTAATGCTCAATGCCATTGATGCAGTGAAGATCTACAAAACCTGAAATAACCCCAATATTCATATAGGCTagtcaaaacataaaaaagttaatcaacATATTGGtaattttgtccatatttggtctacatcacacatttatttgatcattagGTAGCTAGTCTGTGTCAGTTTAAAAACAGTAGATTTTACTGGGGAAAGAAATACCCCCAAAATACTTTTAAAGGACATGGGGGAAAAgctctttgttatattttaaaatagattacGTAAAGTAActcttaaaacattaataattaatgtttgTTGTGAATAATGAATCAGTCAGTCACATTGTCTTTATACATAGCCTAACAATGTCTCAAGAAATTTGAATGAAAAATCGGAAGGCTTTAATTTCTGGTCATCTTTTAGAGTGGGATTTGTAACAAAGTATGATACGGTATGATATAGATAATAAATcgaattatattatattatattatattatattatattatgtttagCCGGGGAAGCTAAGAGTGCAAGAAATCATTACTTATGGAGTAGGCTTTGTGAATTGTGATTGTTTTATTAGGAATTGTGAATTTTCCTTGGTTCATGATTGGATTACAACCGGAAAACATGATAACTGCTACTATTCCAGTCCCGCCActctgttgccatggcaatgtCACAAGGTAAACAACATGGAGGACGACAACGACGGCGTCTTTGCTGAAACAGTAGAAAAGTTTCGCACATATGAAGACTTCCTAGATTCTCAGATAAAACCTTTGGATCTGTTTTACCTTGAGGTGACGTATTAAAATTCATGTTGTTTGGTACTGGGGCGCAAATCgaaatacaacaacaacaaaaattaatttaacgtTGCCGCCTGTAAGTTAAACCGTTTGTGTCAGGTGACGTTGTGAAACTCACAAACACTGTGGGATCGGATGAATCTAGAAAACAAATCTGTCTTTTGTTTAACTTCTAATTCACCATTTTTAATTAGTCAATATGACTACTCTGGTAGTGTGCACAGAGGAAGTAACTATGGCCTGTGAAATTCTAGCAGTGTAACGATAGATGGCGACATGGCACTTCTGTCCTGCATGcaagtgtttttaatgttttctcaAACGAATTACATTTATGTCATCTTTTATGTCAACATTTTAGTTGATTGATTCGTATTAACTAAGTTataatcatcattattattatactgcTGTAATTTAACTAAGTCTGATTtagtcagttaaaaaaaaaaagctctacAATATTTATGTAACGTTATGCACTGTAGACTAAACACTGATGTGCCACTTCTACACACACAGTTTAACATGGTTTATCAGAACAAAGATGAAATGTGATATTTTATAATTGATCACTTTGGATTGTTGACAATCTAAATTTCCTGATTGTTTTAGCCAAATACGTTTAAGTAATGTAGATTCAGTGTTTGGCTTACAGAACATGACATctgaaataatgttaataattagGACAGcttaattgtttttaattaacattGGGTCTTACAGTGTGTATCTCCTTTAGACCAATTTTAGGACTTTGGatataattaaacaaataatggAATTTGCAATAAGACTGTGCCATTTTGAGTGAGGTAAAGTAAATGAATAGGCTACTACATATTTGACACTTAATGTAATCTCACAGAAAGACCCACATGGACTGAAGTTAACATTTTTCCATCTGATTTTCTTGATATAAAGTGCTTGGAAGATGAGGTTTATAAATAATTCAAACTTGAGAACTGAAGTATGAATTGTCAGTGTAAAAGTCTATAAATGCCAGTGTGGTTTTCCTAGCAATGAGGACTCTAGGGATAGATTCGGAAACATAATATAGTTTCATTTAATATGTGTGAAAGCAAAGGGGTTGCAGCAATAATCACACGGCTCAGgaaatacaacaaaaacagtctttaattaataaatcCAACTGGAACAGGAAATCTCAGGAGATATAATACACAACCACATTAAACGCAAACGACACGGAACAACGAACAcagacaggcaggcagacagggaAAATCAAACACAATGACATAACTGCTACAATGTGGGGGCTCATTTCTGGTTACAGGAATGAACCTGTCTCAAGCTATAAGGTGTTATGTGACTTGAGTGGTTACACATTCAGTAATTTACACAGAGTGGCCGAGCTCTGATTCAAAATTCAAATGCACTGGCTAGAGTTTTTTGTAGCACAATAAACTTTTTAGgtagtaaatgtaattaataaacagtacaaacaaataatgttatacagtactgttcaaaagtttgagtttaagttgataataagaaatgagcACCCAATCAGTTTGTTAGATTGCTATGCaaatcagctttgccatcacaggaataaattacatttcaaaatataaaatggaaaataattatttatactgaTTACTGAATTActgttttgctgtattttttataaaataaatgcaaagacttctttcaaagacaatttttttagagacctcaaacttttgaatgatagtgtataaAATGTTATATGATTCAGTAATACATGTTTCTATCATCTATCTTTGAtctttgttttaaattgtaatttaggCTCAGATTCTTTGGTGATGTTACAAAAATATCTCTTTTTTGGCAGTATTAAGCAAACACATTGTGTCAGTTTCAACcttacagagaaaaaaaaaaacatttttacctatttttacttttttacattttatttttttactgtttgACTTTTAGTGTATTTATAAATGCAGTCATATTAACAGAGAGTTTAACCCTTCACAAATGGATTTTGCCAGCTTCCCAGGTTTTTTTCTAGGCAGCAGCTCTCTACAAACTTAATGCCCTATAACCACATGAAAGCAGCTTCTCCTTTTGAGGGCATAAGGAATTTCACTAAATCATATGGAAATGATACTGTCCACTTTTAACTAGACTGCAGTGACATGTGGCAAAAATCCTTGATCCTGGCAGCCTTGAAACTGTCAGCACAGCTCATGTAATTTTGTCATATAAATAGCATGTGTACTAAAATTGGATTGATATAAATAGCACATGAGCACAAAACTAGCACAAATGTGTCATAAATACACTGGCCTGTTTGTACAGAAATGCCACAGCAGATTGTTGAattgcatgattttttttttttactttcatatTATTCAGTCAGCTTCAACCACCCCCAGCTCAGCAGATCTGTGTTATTGCTCCTCTAGGATCAGGAACTGGCCCGCCAGCTGGTGGAGCTGGGCCACAAGGGTAGCAGTTTGGAAAGGGAGGAATTTGAGACAAGGAAAGCAGCTGCCGAGGCCTCCAGGCTTGCTTCAGGGAGCCAACAGAAGTAAGGTTTTTGTGTAGTGACCATGAAAAAGGGACAGATTTCACACTAGTACGTTTCCTCGAGAATTTGTATTTTCCAGTAAATGCATTGGGCCTCAATCATGAAACACAAGCAGAATGAATTTCTGCATAAATCATTTGTTAAACCACCTTGACGTAAACTGTCACATTCAATTTAATGTTGCGTTCTACGTATGAATGGTTTTACGAACAATTTATACAGTGATTCATTCTGCTCAagtttcatgaatgaggcccATTGACTTTGgagaatgaattaattaatgacGCACATTCATTGTAAATATCAAAGACATCAAATGACCGTAAGATGGTAACAAATAATCTTGGATTATAGGATCTAAAAGTCCAAGGACACAACAGCCTCTTTTTAGAGCAATTTTGGCTAAAAGCACCATGGACTTACTGATGACGTGAATGCTCTTTATAGATGCACCTGACGGCTCATGTGTTTCTTAAACGCAGATCTTTATTCCCTTCAGTGTGAGAGAGgcaaaagttgtgtttatgtatgTTTGTGGGAGTTTTAGGGATGCTGTAAACTCGGACTCTGACTTGGACGAGGATTACATAGTTGGTGTGGTGAGGCTTCAGGAAACATTTTTGGAGAACTATATTTGTGTTTTCTCGGGCTGCTTGTGGCAGCTCTCCTGCCTAACCACCTGCAGACGTGTCTTTGTGGTGTTCAGTGCTTGTCAGAATGCTCAGAAATTCTGGGTCTCAGTTCAAGTAAAATAATACGTCGAAAGAAATGTCTATTTCAGATTAAACTGCAGTCAAATAAGAAAACAACTCTTTAGGCACATAGTTTGAGTTAGCCTTGTGTTAGCCTAATGTCTTTCTTAGCAAGAAGCTCATATAGCCAGTGAATGTCTGGACTGCAGGCCTCAAAGATTTAAAAGATGAATTGATTCAGTTCTCAACGTAACATAACAGCATTTCTAAATACACCAAAACAGTCAAATACTGTATATAAGTGTCATTGCTCTGGTGCAGTTAACTGTGGCTCTTGGTTACTAAGTTGGTGCTAGTAAATAGTAATCTAAATGTGGTTGCCATATCCACATTTCTCACTGCCTATGTCCTCCACACGAGGGCCCTATCACTTCAGTTCCTAGGTAAAGGTTACTATAGCTATGCCTATCAAGTCTAGCTCTGTTAGGTTTATTTGTATGCTATAAAGTTACTTTACTTGGATTCTGAATAGTCTCCTGTCATTTGGATATTGTTAGAATTCTTAATAATTAAGCTTTTATTAGTGACCAGCATGATCACAATGCACATGAACCATTACTCTCAGTGGAAAGAATAGTCAAACACTTGTAATGAAAGAACAAATGGCAATTTTGCACCCTTGAAGGGCACTGTGGGGAGGGGAAGTGACTTTGTCAAATGAAAGCAAGCAATATAATTCTCTTCCACTGTGTGGTTAGAGCACAGACAATagtcttttaaagaaataatttaattgttttgatCACATGATCCTGGATAGCAATCAGCTATTACACTATGATCAGGTGTTTTGCCTCAGTGAAAGTAAGCTTGTCCATGTGTAGCCATATATTCACTTACCtatttcactgttgttcagTTAATGCAAAGTGTATTTTAGAAAAGGGGAAAATCTAAGCTAAATCTGCGTGCCAAGCATCATTCACTCTatgctgttattattattattattattattaacatttagttgtcattgtatttacagtttttgttaTCAATATGTTGGTATAATGTTGATATGTCAATATATATGTTCAAGTTTTTGTTGTACTAAAAGTGTAAACACACTACTGGTGAAAACTCTGGGGAtggtacatttttttgtttttgaaagaaaaaagctTTGGTTTATGCTCAGTATagagtaaaaacagtgatattatgaaatattattacaatataaaataactgtttaccattttatatatattttcaaatgtattttattcatgtgatgggattttcagcagctattattttagtcttcagtgtcacatgatccttcagaaatcagtctaacatgatgatttgctgctcaagaaatactTTTTCTGgttaatattttttgtacttGTTTCAGGATTTTCTGATGAATAGAAGgtttaaaagaacatttatttgaaatagaaatattttgtaacatttactgtcacctttgatcattttaatgcaaccttgctgaataaaaacattaaattcttttgaatgttaGTGCAACAATACATACAAGTGAAGGATGAGCGActaatttttttgtattatttaaaatcTTTGATTGTGGTTACctgtaacaacaacaacaaaaaatctttATCCTTTAGTGACTGCTTCTCAATTTCTCTCTTCTCGCGTGcgttttctgtctctctctctctctgtcttccaCTCTCAGGCCTTCTTTTGCTCTCAGAGACCTTTAGTGCCTGCAGGTGTATAAATAGAGATGTTTTCAATTAAGACGTGCTTTGCCTGTAGCGTGCATCTGATCAATGAATGCTCCTGCACCTGTGGTAATAAAATACCAAAGGACGAGGGAGACTGTGCTATGAATGCTAATCAGATGTTGCCCTTTTGTTGCCCTGTTATAGGCTAGTACATAACATGCTTCATTTGACAGATAGGCATTGTGGTACCCTGCCAACAAATCACAATTGAACAAACGAAGGGATTTCGCCCTGAGAAACTCAATACTTGACGCAATGGGAAAAGCTTGAATGAAAGAGATGGTTGACTGAAAGATGGCTATTGTGGTGAAAAGGTTTCACAATAACTTATGACTGCATTGAAATAATGGACAACAGTAAACTTAAGTCTCTTTATGTGATTAAAAGTAGACAAGGGGTTGACTGAATGCCTGACTCCTTCAACACCGTCTCTCATGCTCTTTCATTCTCTCTGCATCTGTGACTTCTTCAAGATGAATGTGAATCAAGCAGATGAGTGAAAGCATTACTTTTTTCCACTAATAAATCAGGTCCATACAGAGGGAATGGGAGCGATTGTGAGTTTGGCTCGGATCTGAGCATATGGATCATACAAAAAACCCCACTATTGTCGCATAATCCG
This DNA window, taken from Megalobrama amblycephala isolate DHTTF-2021 linkage group LG4, ASM1881202v1, whole genome shotgun sequence, encodes the following:
- the fgf5 gene encoding fibroblast growth factor 5, giving the protein MNVPLLLLLLFQLPRSAVLTGSERAYLEHQLVEEGRVSGRRTGRLYCRVGIGFHLQIHLDGRVNGSHEPNPLSVLELFAVSQGVIGIRGVFSNRFLAMNKRGRLHATESFTDDCKFRERFQENSYNTYASVIHKNHRTGREWFVALNKRGKAKMGSSPRVKSQHVSTHFLPRMNLHEKTEQGFSITDKEQEKQPPPHPSKPSIPKVAVNIGKKNRPIVKYWPKFRFG